Below is a window of Bacteroidota bacterium DNA.
AATTCATTCTCCAAAGACATTGCATTAGCTTTTAAAAACGGGAATAAAGAAGAGGCAGAAAGACTCAAAACGGCATCTTCTGCTATGAAAGAAGAAATTAAGCTTGCAGAAAATAAATATAAAGATTTGAGCGATGATATTCAGCATTTTATGTACACAATTCCAAACGCACCACATATATCGGTTCCTTTTGGAAAAAGTGCCGAAGAAAATGAAGAAATATTTAAGTGGGGAGAAATACCAAAACTTGGAGCCAACGCACTGCCGCATTGGGAGTTAGCATCTAAATATAAATTAATTGATTTTGAATTAGGTACTAAAATTGCCGGTGCAGGGTTCCCAGTATATCAAGGGAAGGGCGCCAGGTTGCAAAGAGCTTTGATAAACTTCTTTTTAGATAAAGCATTGCAGGCAGGGTACATAGAAATTCAACCTCCAATTGTAGTAAATGAGGCTTCCGGCTATGGGACTGGACAATTGCCGGACAAAGAAGGGCAGATGTATTATGTGGGATTGGATGATTTGTATTTGATTCCCACAGCCGAAGTTCCTATTACCAACCTATACAGAGATGTGATACTTAAAGAGGAGGACTTCCCGATTAAGAATGTGGGTTATACACCTTGCTTTCGGAGAGAAGCCGGTTCGTATGGAGCACACGTGAGAGGACTGAACAGATTACATCAGTTTGATAAAGTAGAAATTGTACAGATTGCCAATCCCAACAATTCATACAAAGTGTTGGATGAAATGATTGAGCATGTAAAATCTCTGTTAATGACATTAAATTTACCGTTCAGGATATTGCGACTTTGCGGAGGAGATATGGGGTTTGCAAGTGCATTAACCTATGACTTTGAAGTATATTCAACAGCACAAGAACGCTGGCTTGAAGTGAGTTCGGTATCCAACTTTGAAGCATTTCAAAGTAACCGACTTAAGCTTCGATACAAAAATGCCGATGGTAAAAGTGAATTAGCTCATACTTTAAACGGAAGTGCAATGGCATTGCCCCGCATTGTTGCTGCCTTACTTGAGAACAATCAAGATGCAAACGGAATAAAAATGCCGGAATGTTTGCACTCCTATCTTGGATTTGACCGAATTTAATCTATGCGTAGATTGCGCTTTACATTATCCTTTGCACTTGTGACTTTTATTGTTTTACGCTCACAAGCTCAATGGATGGAGTGTATTGACCAGACAAGAGTGCAGCCATTGTATCAATGTAATCAAGAATTATTTGATCCTGTTTGTGGTTGTGACGGAAATACTTATCGCAACTTATGTACTGCCTACAATAACTATGGAGTATCTTATTATACTGGGGGAGTTTGTCAAGGTTTTTTTATGGATATATATCCCAATCCTATGACTAGTCTTGATCCTATGCATTTGAATATTCAATTTAAAGACGGTGATGTTGGAAATTTGAATATTCGAATTATTGATTATTTCGGACAATTAGTATTTCAACAACTTTATAACGGAGTGAGCAAAATAGAAACACAGATTGATTTGAAATTTATTAAGCAAGGAATTTATCTCGTGATAGTTGAATCTAATCATGGGCAATTATGGGTCGAAAGAATTTTAAGAATATGAAGTTACATACAATTGATACTGGTTTTTTTAAACTAGATGGAGGTGCAATGTTTGGAGTTGTACCCAAAGTGATTTGGAATAAACTAAATCCTGCTGATGAAAATAATCTCTGCACCTGGGCGATGCGTTGCCTTTTAATCGAGAAAAACGAAAAACGCATTTTGATTGATACAGGAATGGGTAACAAACAAAGTGAAAAATTCTTTAGCTATTATGAACCACATGGAGAGGCTAAATTAGAGAAGTCAATCAGAAGGGCAGGATTCTCAATGGAAGATATTACGGATGTGATACTAACACATCTTCATTTTGATCATTGTGGAGGAGCGGTTAAATGGAATGATAAAAAGGATGGATATGTTCCGACTTTTCCACATGCTACATATTGGTTAGATGAAGACCACCTACAAAGTGCCCTCAATCCTAATCCTCGCGAGAAGGCGTCTTTCCTTTCCGAAAATATTAATCCCTTAATAGAACAAGGAAGAGTCCAATTTATCAATGGCAGTGATTTTATTATACCGGAGATTACATTTGAAAGATGCTATGGCCATACAGAATCCATGCTTATTCCAATTATCCGATACAAAGGCAAAGAGGTGATTTATTGTGCAGACTTATTTCCTTCTTCAGCACATCTGCCATTGAATTTTGTAATGGGATATGATATCAGGCCGCTCAATGTTATGACAGAAAGAGCGACAATTCTGCAGCGTGCTCTTGAAAATAATAGCATTCTGTATTTTGAACATGATAAAAATATAGAAGCAGTGACCGTTAAGAACAATGAAAATAATAAGGTCGTTGTAGATGAAGTGTTTAAAATTTCAGAAATTTAAAGTGACTATTTGGAAAGATAGCTTAGAAAAAATTTGCATTGTATTCTTTAACAATGCATATTTGCTACCTTTAAAAGTATGGTTGTAATACGACAGAGTATGGATTTAAAAAACTACATGAAATCACTTAGAGTCATAGGGAAGGTGTCTTTGGCGTTGATTGCCTTTGGATTTGCAGGTAAAGTCAATGCTCAGCAAGACCCTTATTATACCCATTATAATTTTGTTCGTCCACTATTTAATCCGGCAGCAATTGGATTAGACGGTAAGTGGTGTGCGTTTGGAATCTCGCACAGTCAGTATATGGGATTAGAAGATAGAACACCGCTATATGAAACACCAAATAATGCCAAGATGCAAGCTGTTCCGGGAGTTGGACCGAAAACCAATGGTGCGGGTATTAGCATTCCCATTAATAAATATAATAGAGCAACGGAATCAAGTAAGAATTATGGAGGTGTTGGTTTAGTATTCTATAATGATAAGTTGGGATATGAAGTTAATAATGTTGTTAGAGGACAGTTTGCGTATAGGTACTTCTTTAATGAAGATGTTTCTTTATCTGCCGGAGCAGACATTGGTTATTTACAAAAAGGATTAGATGGTGCAAAACTTCGTGCTATTCAACCCAATGACCCATATATACCGACAAGTTTAGAAACTGACGGAGGTTTAACAGCATCTTTCGGTTTGTTTTATAATAATCAAAAGTTTCACAACCTGGTAATTGGGTTAAGTTCAACTAATTTAATGCCTCACGATTATAGATTTGGAAATAATGGAATGGTATTTTCAAAAACAGCAAGACATTACTATGTATTAGGTAGTATGGAAATGCCTAACTTTATAGGAAACCCTTCTTTAACATTTATGCCATCCGTCCTTTTCAAGTATAATGCAAAACTACAAGCGGATGCCACAGCATTAGTTGAATATATGGAAACTATTAGCGGAGGCTTAGGATATCGTTCAATAAGTGATGCATTATCACTTATGTTTGGATATAAATATAAAGGCATTAGGGTGGGGCTTAGTTATGATGTAACATTAAGCAGATTGAGAAAAGTAAGTAATGGTACATTTGAGGTTGTTGCCAATTATTGCTGGATTATTATACCGCCACCACCACCGGGTGTAATTCCTATTCTTACTCCATTATGGATTGATAGGGAAAGCAGCCAAGAATAATTAATGAATCAATACACAATATTAAAAATAAAGAAACGTTTAGAAAGTCTGACAGCATATAAATAAACGATTAAATTATCACAGATGAAGCAATTTAAATCAAAGTTATTTTCAGTAACACAAAGTAAATTGGGGAATTTACTTACCTTAGAAAATAGTTCAAGAAAGAAAAAACTTATCAATTCATTCAAGATGATAGGTTTGGCAGTGATGTTTTCAATAATAGGATGCGGACCCGGCAATACCGGAGATGTTATTGGAGTACAGGGAAGACGTGCTTGGTTTCACCCAACACCTTTTGGAATGGTATATGTTCCGACCGGTTCATTTAACACAGGACAAAGTGACGAGGATATTTTTCACAGTTACTTGGCTCCGAATAAACAAATGACGATTGCAGGTTTTTGGATTGATGAAACCGAGATTACTAATAATGAATATCGTCAATTTGTTCAATATGTAATTGATTCTCTCGCTATTGAGATGCTTGATAATGATCTATATTTTGTAGAAGATCCTAATTCAGGTGAACGTTTTATTAATTGGAGAGAAGTACGTAGAAGTTTTTATGTTGATAATCCTGATATTCAAGATGATATTGCCGATATGTTTGTCTCTGAAGATGAACGTTTTAGACATAAGAAAGAAATTGACACCAGAAAACTATTTTATAGCTATGATTGGATAGATTATTTTGATGCAGCAACAAATGGAGAAAACTTAGATAGATATAATCCTGCACCTCGTAAAAAATTTATAAGAAAGGAGCGTACTCTAATATATCCTGATACATTGTGCTTTATCAGAGACTTTACATATTCATATAATGAGCCAATGGCACGTCATTATTTTCACCACGTAAAATATGATGATTATCCGGTAGTAGGCGTAAATTGGCACATGGCTAATGCATTCTCATATTGGAGAACCTATTACAAAGAGGATTATTGGAATAGTATTGGAGCACCACCTACTGAAGATTATAGACTCCCTACGGAATACGAATGGGAATATGCAGCTAGAGGTGGAAGGATTGGTAATAAATATCCATGGGGCGGACCCTACACGCGTAATTCAAAAGGTTGTATGCTTGCTAATTTCAAACCTTTAAGAGGTAATTATGGCGCAGATGGTGGTTTATACCCTGTTAGAGCAGATTCATATTTTCCGAATGATTATGGTATCTATAATATGGCTGGAAATGTAAGCGAGTGGACAAGAAATGCTTTTGAAATTTCTTCAAACATCTTCACTCATGACTTAAACGGTGATTATAGAATATCCATTCCTGAATACGTTGAACAAAATGGTAAATTTACAAGAGAAGGCTCTGACGTTACTTTAAAGAGAAAAGTTATCAGAGGTGGTTCATGGAAAGATATAGCATACTTTATTGAGAATGGTGCAAGAACATATGAATATCAGGACTCTTGCAGATCATTCATCGGATTTAGAAATGTTCAAAGTTACATTGGAAGATCCAATAGAGATTCAAAATAAATCACATCTAAATATAAAATTAACAAACAATAAAAATTAAAACAATTAAAAAATTCAATTATGGCAAATTTTACAGAATCAAAAGGTTTTAAGAAGTTCATGGGACTTGCTTACGGTTATGGCGCATCTATAGTTATTATCGGTGCATTATTTAAAATTCTTCACTGGCCGGGTGCTGATATTATGCTTATTATTGGTCTTGGTACTGAAGCGTTTCTTTTTGCACTTTCAGCATATGAACCTGCCAAAAAAGAATGGGACTGGTCATTGGTTTATCCCGAGTTTGCAGGAATGGATCCTATGGAAAAACAAAAAGAAAATAAAGGAACTGTTACACAGCAACTCGATAAAATGCTTGAAGAAGCTAAGGTTGGTCCAGAACTAATTAATAGTTTAGGAGCAGGTCTAAAATCATTAAGCGCTAACGTAAATGAAATGGCTAATTTAAGTAACACAACAGTAGCAACCAATGAGTTTAATCAAAATATTCAAAAAGCATCTAAGTCTATTGAGAACGTAAGTGCAGTGAGTGAGAATATTTCTCAATCATTAAACTCGTTTTCAGGTGGTCTTACAAACTTAGTTGATAACCTTTCTAGTACAGGTGATCAAGCAGGAGAGTTTAAAACTAACTTATCTAAGTTGAATACTAATATTTCCAATTTAAATAATATTTATGGAAATATGTTGAGTGCAATGACTGGCTCACGTTAATTTATTCATTATTACAATTAAGATTAATTTAAGTTATGTCTAGTGTAAGTGATTTGAATGCAAGACAGAGGATGATTAACATGATGTATCTCGTGTTACTCGCTCTTCTTGCTTTGAACGTATCAAAAGAGATATTGAAATCTTTCCATTTGATGGAAGTTTCGTTTGAAAATGCCAAAACAAGCATCGATGATAAGAATGCAATTGTTATGCAGCAATTCGATGCATCTATGCAATCAAATGAAGCAAGAACAAAAGAATGGTTTGAGAAAGCAAAAGAAGTTAGAAAGATTTCCAAAGAATTCTGTGACTATGTTGATAAAGTGAAATTAACTATTGAAAAGAATGCAGGCGGAAGATTACCAGTTGCACAAGGTGAAGCAGCCGGTACATTAACAGAGTTATCTGCGCCTGATCAAATGGAAAAACATGCTAACTATTTTGAAAATGAAAAACATGGTAAGGAGTTGCAAGATGCTATAGAAAAAGCAAGAAAAGATATGATTGCCGTTCTTAATCATCCTAAAATTGACAAAAATATTCCGATCAATTTAGATAAAAATTCTGCTTTAAGAGCTGAAGACCCTAATACAAAAGGTACAAATAAAAGTAATTGGGTTTCAATGTATTTAGTTCATTCTCCTTTAGCAGGTGTTACTGCATTGTTATCAAAAACTGAAAGTGATGCAAAAAACCTTGAAGCTGAAGTGCTTAATGTTTTAATTAAGCAAATCGATGCTGCAACGATTAAATTTGATGCTGTTGAAGCAAAAATTATTGCACCATCTAGCTATATTATGTCAGGTTCACAATATCAAGCTGAAATTGTTTTGATGGCACTGAATACTACTGCCGAACCTACAATTTTTGTAAATGGAGAAAAGATACCTGTTGAAGGTGGTAAAGGAATTTATAAAGTACCGGCTTCCGGTGCCGGAGTTCATCCTGTGAAAGGTTATATTGAAGTTGAAGGACCTGATGGAATAGAAAAAAAGGAATTTTCTACAGAATGGCAATCCTTTCAACCTGCAGCAACTATATCCGCAGAAGCTATGAATGTGCTTTATATTGGTCTTGAAAATCCTATTTCTGTTTCGGTACCTGGTTTCAGAGCAGAAGATGTAGTTGTGTCGGCTGGTGCCGGTTGCGTTCTATCTAAAACCACTGGAACCGGAAAGTATATAGCAAAGGTATCACGTGTTCAAGGAAGTAAAACTAAAATTTCTGCCAGTGTTAAGATGCCTGATGGTACTTCAAGACAAATGGGAATGATGGAATACAGAATTCGTGAAGTTCCTAACCCAGAACCTATGTATGGTACTTTGACTAGTGGAGCACAAGGAAAAGGAGCATTGATGGCTCAATCTACTTTGAATGCTTCGTTAGGAGCGGGTTTTGCTTTTGAGGGTGTGAGATTTATTGTTACAAAATACTCTGCTTTACTTGTACCAAGAGTTGGAAATGCTCGTCCTGTTACTGTTAATGGTAGTTCGTTGGCAAATGTGAATAGTTTAGTTTCAAGTGCAAAAGCTGGTGACAAACTTATCATAGCTAATGTAGAGTGTAAAGGACCGGGTGGCATTCAAAAGAAATTAACCGCTAGTTTGGTTATAGACATTAAATAAGTTTTTTATATATAAACATGAAGAAGTCATTTGTTTTTGGATTTACATTATTCTTGAGCATTTCTGCATTTGCTCAACAACCTAACTTTGAGGAGTTTGTTCCTATTAGTGGAGAACAAAATCCTTATGAAAAGAAGGCGATTAATGAGCGTCCCGTTATTAAGTACCCTTTTCTACAAGAAGCGGATGTGAAATATCAGAAAAAGATTCATAGGATTATTGATTGTCGCCAGAAAATGAATAAAATTCTTGAATGGCCCAAAAACCCATTATATCAATATATATATGGATATGCAATAGATGGTACTTTAAAAGCATATAATAATGACTCTCTCTATTCTTGGATGACACCTGAACACGCTCAAACGTTGGGTTCTAAGGAATATACAATTCAGGTTCCTAACCCACTTGGAGATCCTGATGACCCGTTTGATGTTATTGATTCAACTATTCGAGAGAAATTTGAAGCTTATAAAATTAAAAAATATATGCTTCTTGAGGATTGGTACTTTGACCATAAACACTCTGTTTTTAAACCCAGAATTATGGCTATTGCGCCCATGTATATGCTTGAATTTGGAGGTGTAGAAGTTGGTGAACAACCTATGTTTTGGCTTAAAATGGATGATTTAAGACCTCTGATTAAGAATCTGGAAGTGTTTAATTCTGAAAATGATGCGTCTCGTATATCCTATGATCATTTTTTCCAATTTAGACTCTTCGATAGTTACATTGTTAAACAATCAAATATGTATGATCTATACATTAAAGATTATGAGGAGTTTAAGGATGATAACATGGCTGCATTATTAAAAAGCGAAGAAATTAAAAACAACTTATTCATTTTTGAACACGATCTTTGGGAATATTAATTCCTTCTGATTCTAAGTAAAGCCTCTCGTTGTAACGAGGGGCTTTTTTTTTATTTTTGTGTCTGTTTGAAATGAAAAAACTAATCGAGTGTGTGCCTAATTTTAGTGAAGGTCAAAGTCTAAGTGTGATTGATGCTATTGCTAATGAAATCCGTTCTGTTGCAAAAGTAACATTAATGAATATTGATGCAGGTTACGATGCCAATAGAACTGTATATACTTTTGCAGGAGAACCTATGGCAGTCTTGGAGGCGGCATTTCTCGCAATTAAAATAGGTTCAGAGTTAATTGATATGCGAAACCAAAAAGGTGAACATCCGAGAATAGGCGCTTGTGATGTTTGTCCGTTAGTACCGATAAAGGGTGTTACAATGCAAGAAACTGTTCATCTTTCTCAACTCCTAGCACATCGTGTTGCCCAAGAATTAAATATTCCGGTTTATCTATATGAAAATTCGCAACCAAATAAGATGAGAAGTAACTTATCAATAGTCCGACAAGGTGAATATGAAGGATTAAAAAATAAAATTTTATTACCGGAATGGAAACCTGATTATGGTTCTGCTGTTTTTAATGCGAAATCTGGTGCTACGGTTATTGGCGCACGTGATTTTTTGATTGCTTACAACGTTACTCTGAATACTAAATCAGAAAAAATTGCCAATGAAATTGCTTGTGAAATCCGAGAAAGTGGGGTTGTGAAACGAAACATTGTTACAAATGAAATTGAAAGAGATACATTAGGTAAAC
It encodes the following:
- the serS gene encoding serine--tRNA ligase, whose product is MIPLQQIRGAKDEIIQRLNKRGRDFSSDIEQLVKLDEDRRKCQKEMDTLLAQSNSFSKDIALAFKNGNKEEAERLKTASSAMKEEIKLAENKYKDLSDDIQHFMYTIPNAPHISVPFGKSAEENEEIFKWGEIPKLGANALPHWELASKYKLIDFELGTKIAGAGFPVYQGKGARLQRALINFFLDKALQAGYIEIQPPIVVNEASGYGTGQLPDKEGQMYYVGLDDLYLIPTAEVPITNLYRDVILKEEDFPIKNVGYTPCFRREAGSYGAHVRGLNRLHQFDKVEIVQIANPNNSYKVLDEMIEHVKSLLMTLNLPFRILRLCGGDMGFASALTYDFEVYSTAQERWLEVSSVSNFEAFQSNRLKLRYKNADGKSELAHTLNGSAMALPRIVAALLENNQDANGIKMPECLHSYLGFDRI
- a CDS encoding T9SS type A sorting domain-containing protein is translated as MRRLRFTLSFALVTFIVLRSQAQWMECIDQTRVQPLYQCNQELFDPVCGCDGNTYRNLCTAYNNYGVSYYTGGVCQGFFMDIYPNPMTSLDPMHLNIQFKDGDVGNLNIRIIDYFGQLVFQQLYNGVSKIETQIDLKFIKQGIYLVIVESNHGQLWVERILRI
- a CDS encoding MBL fold metallo-hydrolase; this translates as MKLHTIDTGFFKLDGGAMFGVVPKVIWNKLNPADENNLCTWAMRCLLIEKNEKRILIDTGMGNKQSEKFFSYYEPHGEAKLEKSIRRAGFSMEDITDVILTHLHFDHCGGAVKWNDKKDGYVPTFPHATYWLDEDHLQSALNPNPREKASFLSENINPLIEQGRVQFINGSDFIIPEITFERCYGHTESMLIPIIRYKGKEVIYCADLFPSSAHLPLNFVMGYDIRPLNVMTERATILQRALENNSILYFEHDKNIEAVTVKNNENNKVVVDEVFKISEI
- a CDS encoding PorP/SprF family type IX secretion system membrane protein, which translates into the protein MVVIRQSMDLKNYMKSLRVIGKVSLALIAFGFAGKVNAQQDPYYTHYNFVRPLFNPAAIGLDGKWCAFGISHSQYMGLEDRTPLYETPNNAKMQAVPGVGPKTNGAGISIPINKYNRATESSKNYGGVGLVFYNDKLGYEVNNVVRGQFAYRYFFNEDVSLSAGADIGYLQKGLDGAKLRAIQPNDPYIPTSLETDGGLTASFGLFYNNQKFHNLVIGLSSTNLMPHDYRFGNNGMVFSKTARHYYVLGSMEMPNFIGNPSLTFMPSVLFKYNAKLQADATALVEYMETISGGLGYRSISDALSLMFGYKYKGIRVGLSYDVTLSRLRKVSNGTFEVVANYCWIIIPPPPPGVIPILTPLWIDRESSQE
- a CDS encoding SUMF1/EgtB/PvdO family nonheme iron enzyme, with translation MKQFKSKLFSVTQSKLGNLLTLENSSRKKKLINSFKMIGLAVMFSIIGCGPGNTGDVIGVQGRRAWFHPTPFGMVYVPTGSFNTGQSDEDIFHSYLAPNKQMTIAGFWIDETEITNNEYRQFVQYVIDSLAIEMLDNDLYFVEDPNSGERFINWREVRRSFYVDNPDIQDDIADMFVSEDERFRHKKEIDTRKLFYSYDWIDYFDAATNGENLDRYNPAPRKKFIRKERTLIYPDTLCFIRDFTYSYNEPMARHYFHHVKYDDYPVVGVNWHMANAFSYWRTYYKEDYWNSIGAPPTEDYRLPTEYEWEYAARGGRIGNKYPWGGPYTRNSKGCMLANFKPLRGNYGADGGLYPVRADSYFPNDYGIYNMAGNVSEWTRNAFEISSNIFTHDLNGDYRISIPEYVEQNGKFTREGSDVTLKRKVIRGGSWKDIAYFIENGARTYEYQDSCRSFIGFRNVQSYIGRSNRDSK
- the gldL gene encoding gliding motility protein GldL, translated to MANFTESKGFKKFMGLAYGYGASIVIIGALFKILHWPGADIMLIIGLGTEAFLFALSAYEPAKKEWDWSLVYPEFAGMDPMEKQKENKGTVTQQLDKMLEEAKVGPELINSLGAGLKSLSANVNEMANLSNTTVATNEFNQNIQKASKSIENVSAVSENISQSLNSFSGGLTNLVDNLSSTGDQAGEFKTNLSKLNTNISNLNNIYGNMLSAMTGSR
- the gldM gene encoding gliding motility protein GldM, with product MSSVSDLNARQRMINMMYLVLLALLALNVSKEILKSFHLMEVSFENAKTSIDDKNAIVMQQFDASMQSNEARTKEWFEKAKEVRKISKEFCDYVDKVKLTIEKNAGGRLPVAQGEAAGTLTELSAPDQMEKHANYFENEKHGKELQDAIEKARKDMIAVLNHPKIDKNIPINLDKNSALRAEDPNTKGTNKSNWVSMYLVHSPLAGVTALLSKTESDAKNLEAEVLNVLIKQIDAATIKFDAVEAKIIAPSSYIMSGSQYQAEIVLMALNTTAEPTIFVNGEKIPVEGGKGIYKVPASGAGVHPVKGYIEVEGPDGIEKKEFSTEWQSFQPAATISAEAMNVLYIGLENPISVSVPGFRAEDVVVSAGAGCVLSKTTGTGKYIAKVSRVQGSKTKISASVKMPDGTSRQMGMMEYRIREVPNPEPMYGTLTSGAQGKGALMAQSTLNASLGAGFAFEGVRFIVTKYSALLVPRVGNARPVTVNGSSLANVNSLVSSAKAGDKLIIANVECKGPGGIQKKLTASLVIDIK
- the gldN gene encoding gliding motility protein GldN, with the protein product MKKSFVFGFTLFLSISAFAQQPNFEEFVPISGEQNPYEKKAINERPVIKYPFLQEADVKYQKKIHRIIDCRQKMNKILEWPKNPLYQYIYGYAIDGTLKAYNNDSLYSWMTPEHAQTLGSKEYTIQVPNPLGDPDDPFDVIDSTIREKFEAYKIKKYMLLEDWYFDHKHSVFKPRIMAIAPMYMLEFGGVEVGEQPMFWLKMDDLRPLIKNLEVFNSENDASRISYDHFFQFRLFDSYIVKQSNMYDLYIKDYEEFKDDNMAALLKSEEIKNNLFIFEHDLWEY
- the ftcD gene encoding glutamate formimidoyltransferase, whose translation is MKKLIECVPNFSEGQSLSVIDAIANEIRSVAKVTLMNIDAGYDANRTVYTFAGEPMAVLEAAFLAIKIGSELIDMRNQKGEHPRIGACDVCPLVPIKGVTMQETVHLSQLLAHRVAQELNIPVYLYENSQPNKMRSNLSIVRQGEYEGLKNKILLPEWKPDYGSAVFNAKSGATVIGARDFLIAYNVTLNTKSEKIANEIACEIRESGVVKRNIVTNEIERDTLGKPIRIPGSLKLVKAIGWYMEHFGKAQVSFNLINFRQTPIHVVFEETKKRARSKGCDVTGSELIALIPLDALVMAGQFYAGSQNTFSERELVEIAVKELGLAELEPFIIDERVIEYALGL